From a region of the Paenibacillus sp. FSL R10-2734 genome:
- the trxA gene encoding thioredoxin yields the protein MAIVNVSDQTFSNEVEGQGTVVVDFWAPWCGPCKMIAPILDELSTELGDSVKIAKLNVDENPETASRFGVMSIPTLIFFKDGQPVDKVVGLNSKESLKNIVAKHQ from the coding sequence ATGGCTATCGTGAACGTGTCTGACCAAACCTTTAGTAACGAAGTGGAAGGTCAAGGTACTGTAGTAGTAGACTTCTGGGCTCCTTGGTGTGGTCCTTGTAAGATGATTGCTCCAATCTTGGACGAATTGTCCACAGAACTGGGAGACAGCGTAAAAATTGCAAAATTGAATGTGGATGAGAATCCGGAAACGGCTTCCCGTTTTGGAGTTATGAGTATCCCAACCCTGATCTTCTTCAAAGATGGTCAACCGGTAGATAAAGTTGTGGGATTGAACTCCAAAGAATCCCTGAAAAATATCGTAGCTAAACATCAATAA
- a CDS encoding helix-turn-helix domain-containing protein — protein MGKRLNKETQLNIVKEALAGIKVGVLARMYDIHPETIRSWIRDHRDFIPAEEIPFADEHLQELQRLQEVEQRYEKAVKVLGERELELEILRELLKKQAPAYLKNSK, from the coding sequence ATGGGAAAAAGGTTGAATAAAGAAACGCAGCTTAACATCGTTAAAGAAGCGTTGGCTGGTATTAAGGTGGGGGTATTGGCTCGCATGTATGACATCCATCCTGAAACCATTCGTAGTTGGATAAGAGATCATCGTGACTTCATCCCTGCTGAAGAGATTCCGTTTGCTGACGAGCACCTCCAGGAGCTACAACGGCTGCAAGAGGTCGAACAGCGGTACGAAAAGGCGGTTAAGGTGCTCGGGGAGAGGGAACTCGAGCTTGAAATCTTACGAGAACTGCTAAAAAAGCAAGCCCCCGCTTATCTGAAAAACTCGAAGTAG
- a CDS encoding CPBP family intramembrane glutamic endopeptidase, giving the protein MNPVGQPLQQRALSKRLIISGIIGLILFIMFQIAPSVLNSPAGEDTTVISKAEARDKAISFAEQKLNYTKAPTDQWNVLYDTDSSFYGYMSREKLLEDYTKKKLDQRYPFDIFRVTLSPSAEQEPLISVDLNMYTGAVVAFTQGAEGSAAGLPSNVSTSAKEEDKGTALSLAQKENLARPWLQEWNVNPAKLQIESNNTGNHGLVYTDRSVQIGESLLHYYFDFNGEQVSSFKAGFSAPAWHTSYVKDQTSLAEKLTMFGYGLPTLAVGVLALIYSILRREHTSFKRGVFLSSAYFVIMMISTYNMLPESTGEGLEAQITSFIMFIIYALYSLLMSSLLYFSLVGGDGLWKKEEGMNPWPRAKEPGYGKYVLDSIRAGYIWAFVLLGVQTLMFIILSFTLNNWSTTDATQSPYNMRYAWLLPIVAWLAGLSEEAIYRFFGIPVLKKVFRSTFIACLITTLVWAFGHTLYPIYPISTRPIELTVIGLLFSYIFLRYGFIAVMFSHVVFDSILMGATLIFMKESVNVGAGIFAIIMPFIVGYIVYRFNPPQKPELKPVEPTSVS; this is encoded by the coding sequence ATGAATCCCGTTGGCCAGCCCTTACAGCAACGTGCCCTCTCCAAGAGGCTCATCATCTCGGGCATTATCGGTCTTATTCTATTTATTATGTTTCAAATTGCTCCCTCGGTGCTAAATAGCCCTGCCGGGGAAGATACTACTGTCATCAGTAAGGCGGAAGCCCGCGACAAAGCCATATCATTCGCAGAACAAAAGCTGAACTACACCAAAGCACCAACCGATCAGTGGAATGTACTGTACGATACGGACTCTTCCTTTTATGGTTATATGTCCCGCGAGAAGCTTTTGGAGGACTATACAAAAAAGAAATTGGATCAACGATATCCTTTTGACATCTTTCGTGTAACACTTAGTCCTTCAGCGGAACAAGAGCCACTGATCTCCGTTGACCTCAATATGTATACTGGCGCAGTAGTCGCCTTCACACAAGGTGCAGAAGGATCGGCTGCAGGCTTACCAAGCAATGTATCCACTAGCGCAAAAGAAGAGGACAAGGGTACTGCTTTGTCTCTAGCACAAAAAGAAAATCTTGCCCGTCCCTGGCTTCAGGAATGGAATGTGAATCCCGCCAAGCTGCAAATTGAATCCAATAATACGGGAAACCACGGGCTCGTGTATACAGATCGTTCCGTTCAGATCGGCGAATCCTTGCTACACTATTATTTCGATTTCAATGGTGAGCAGGTATCCAGCTTTAAAGCCGGATTCTCAGCTCCAGCCTGGCATACCTCCTACGTGAAGGATCAGACCTCTCTTGCGGAAAAGCTTACTATGTTCGGCTATGGCCTGCCTACACTAGCTGTAGGAGTTCTGGCACTCATCTACAGCATACTTAGAAGGGAGCATACCTCCTTTAAGCGTGGAGTATTCCTAAGCTCGGCTTATTTTGTAATCATGATGATCAGCACCTATAATATGCTACCTGAATCCACAGGTGAAGGGCTTGAGGCTCAGATAACCTCCTTCATTATGTTCATCATTTATGCCTTGTATAGCCTGCTAATGTCCTCCCTGCTCTATTTCTCCCTAGTTGGAGGCGACGGCCTATGGAAAAAGGAAGAAGGAATGAACCCTTGGCCACGCGCCAAAGAGCCAGGCTACGGAAAGTATGTGCTGGATAGTATCCGTGCCGGATACATCTGGGCATTCGTACTGCTAGGGGTGCAGACCCTTATGTTCATCATATTATCATTTACCTTGAACAACTGGTCTACTACTGACGCTACCCAATCTCCTTACAACATGAGATATGCTTGGCTGCTGCCCATCGTCGCATGGCTCGCTGGTTTATCCGAGGAAGCCATTTATCGCTTTTTCGGAATCCCCGTGTTGAAAAAGGTATTCCGGAGCACGTTCATCGCATGCCTGATCACTACGCTGGTCTGGGCATTTGGCCATACGTTATATCCGATCTATCCCATCAGCACCCGTCCCATTGAGCTGACCGTGATCGGGCTGCTCTTCAGCTATATTTTCCTTCGTTACGGCTTTATTGCCGTCATGTTCAGTCATGTCGTGTTTGACAGCATTCTGATGGGTGCTACGCTGATCTTTATGAAAGAGAGCGTGAATGTAGGGGCAGGTATCTTTGCGATTATCATGCCGTTCATAGTTGGCTATATCGTCTATCGATTTAACCCACCGCAGAAACCAGAACTTAAGCCGGTTGAACCGACATCTGTAAGTTAA
- the uvrC gene encoding excinuclease ABC subunit UvrC, which produces MDNIRNKLALLPDLPGCYLMKNQEGTIIYVGKAKVLKNRVRSYFTGSHNGKTQRLVANIADFEYIVTSSNMEALILECNLIKKHMPRYNVLLKDDKTFPYIKITNEAHPRLEVTRRVIKDKAKYFGPYPNGYAAQQTKKLLDRMYPLRKCGVMPKEVCLYYHMGQCLAPCEKEVQKSEYERITQEIAAFLGGGHEAVKKDLQQKMQEAAEELYFERAKELRDQIIHIDALMEKQKINTTDTKDRDVFGYAVDKGWMCVQILYMRQGKMIQRHSSVFPFYGEAYSDFMSYVTQYYSDNPALPQEILLPDVLDEEAVADKEAKQQIVIAAPAEDDLQKGDDTPESAEEAEAREIAAAEASEAGVVDATGGASILQEWLGIKVLVPQRGLKKQMVGMACQNARVAIDEKFRLIERDEERTSGAAISLGESLGLERLSRIEAFDNSNIQGTNPVSAMVVFIDGKPARKEYRKYKVRTVVGADDYGTMREVIRRRYERVLKENLPMPDLIVVDGGKGQISSAIDILENELGLFIPVCGLVKDDKHKTAQLLVGDPPEPVTLARDSQEFYLLQRIQDEVHRFAITFHREQRGKSMVTSKLDSIPGIGEKRRKALLKHFGSLKKIKEASIEDFRSLSIGEKLASQILEALKDEEPST; this is translated from the coding sequence TTGGACAACATCCGTAACAAACTAGCTTTATTACCTGACTTGCCCGGGTGCTATCTGATGAAGAATCAAGAAGGCACCATTATTTATGTGGGTAAGGCGAAGGTACTTAAGAATCGGGTTCGCTCTTATTTTACAGGAAGTCATAATGGTAAGACTCAGCGGCTTGTCGCTAACATTGCTGATTTCGAATATATTGTTACGTCCAGCAACATGGAAGCGCTCATTCTCGAGTGCAATCTGATTAAGAAGCATATGCCGCGTTATAACGTTCTTCTGAAGGACGACAAGACATTTCCTTATATAAAAATAACGAATGAAGCTCACCCGCGCCTTGAAGTTACACGTCGGGTGATTAAAGATAAAGCAAAATATTTTGGACCTTATCCTAATGGTTATGCAGCACAGCAAACGAAAAAGCTTCTCGACCGTATGTATCCACTCCGTAAATGTGGTGTGATGCCGAAGGAGGTCTGTCTTTACTATCACATGGGCCAGTGCTTAGCACCGTGTGAAAAGGAAGTGCAGAAATCCGAGTATGAGCGAATTACACAAGAAATCGCTGCTTTTCTTGGTGGAGGCCATGAGGCGGTTAAGAAGGATTTGCAGCAGAAGATGCAGGAAGCTGCTGAGGAATTGTATTTTGAACGGGCGAAGGAATTGCGGGATCAAATTATCCATATTGATGCGTTGATGGAAAAGCAGAAGATTAACACCACGGATACGAAGGATCGTGACGTATTTGGTTATGCGGTAGATAAGGGATGGATGTGTGTACAGATTCTGTACATGAGACAAGGGAAGATGATCCAGCGACATTCCTCCGTCTTTCCGTTCTATGGGGAAGCTTATAGTGACTTTATGTCTTATGTGACCCAGTATTACAGTGATAATCCGGCTCTGCCGCAGGAGATTCTGCTGCCGGATGTGCTTGATGAGGAAGCTGTAGCTGATAAAGAAGCTAAGCAGCAGATTGTCATTGCTGCTCCAGCCGAAGATGATTTACAAAAAGGGGATGATACCCCTGAATCGGCTGAAGAAGCTGAGGCACGTGAAATCGCAGCTGCGGAAGCATCAGAAGCAGGCGTCGTTGATGCAACTGGTGGTGCGTCTATTTTACAGGAATGGCTCGGCATCAAGGTGCTGGTGCCACAGCGTGGTCTCAAGAAGCAGATGGTTGGTATGGCTTGTCAAAATGCACGAGTCGCTATCGACGAGAAGTTCCGACTGATTGAACGGGATGAAGAGCGTACCTCTGGAGCTGCAATCAGCTTAGGCGAGAGCTTGGGGCTTGAACGTTTGAGCCGCATCGAGGCGTTCGATAACTCGAACATTCAGGGGACCAATCCGGTTTCTGCAATGGTTGTCTTCATTGATGGCAAGCCCGCGCGAAAAGAGTATCGTAAATATAAGGTTCGTACAGTAGTGGGTGCGGATGATTATGGAACGATGCGCGAGGTCATTCGGCGGCGGTATGAGCGGGTACTGAAAGAGAATCTTCCGATGCCGGATCTTATTGTGGTCGATGGCGGTAAAGGACAGATATCTTCTGCCATTGATATTCTGGAGAATGAGCTGGGATTGTTCATTCCAGTCTGTGGTCTCGTCAAGGATGATAAACATAAGACGGCTCAACTTTTGGTTGGTGATCCGCCAGAACCTGTCACGCTGGCTCGGGACAGTCAGGAATTTTACCTGTTACAACGGATTCAGGATGAGGTGCATAGGTTCGCTATTACCTTCCACCGTGAACAGCGTGGGAAGTCCATGGTTACCTCTAAGCTGGACTCCATACCTGGTATAGGTGAGAAGCGACGCAAGGCGCTGCTTAAGCATTTTGGATCGCTCAAGAAAATTAAAGAAGCCTCTATAGAGGATTTCCGATCACTTTCTATAGGAGAAAAGCTGGCTAGTCAAATTCTTGAGGCGCTCAAGGATGAAGAGCCATCGACTTAG
- a CDS encoding IS3 family transposase, with translation MKRGEPVAVVLRILGISESTYYDRKKRANVAPSERPTRGRRGRPVPGYSYTYEGERICDEQINQWLLELIEGEEYVYGYKLLAKCIQDKYNVKLNKKKSYRLCDELGILQKPRQRVQSHPRRLPRNRIVTSSNQLWQMDIKYGYVSGLERFFFVLSIIDVFDRVVVKQYRGPACEAKHAVQTLCYALQSRITAGEEIPTIRTDNGPQFTSKLFGDMCESLDIIHERIPPRTPNMNAYIESFHSLMERDLFRIRDFRTFEEAYESLDQYMDFYNNRKMHGSLKSKPPAVFSAWVKTLEDSSAFHRAM, from the coding sequence ATTAAGCGGGGAGAACCAGTAGCAGTGGTTCTGCGCATCTTAGGCATTTCGGAATCCACCTATTATGACCGCAAAAAAAGAGCGAATGTTGCACCATCTGAACGCCCTACAAGAGGCCGACGTGGCCGTCCAGTGCCCGGATACTCTTATACGTATGAGGGCGAACGCATATGCGACGAACAGATAAATCAATGGCTTCTTGAACTGATTGAAGGTGAAGAGTATGTTTACGGCTACAAACTTCTCGCAAAATGTATTCAGGATAAATACAACGTGAAACTAAATAAAAAGAAGTCTTACCGGTTATGTGACGAGCTAGGCATTCTTCAAAAACCACGCCAGCGAGTCCAGTCACATCCGCGTAGACTGCCGAGAAACCGTATCGTTACAAGCTCTAATCAACTCTGGCAAATGGATATTAAGTACGGCTACGTCAGTGGTTTGGAGCGTTTCTTTTTTGTGCTCAGTATCATTGATGTGTTTGATCGCGTTGTTGTCAAACAGTACAGAGGGCCCGCTTGTGAAGCTAAGCACGCCGTTCAGACGCTTTGTTACGCCCTTCAGAGTCGGATAACAGCAGGTGAAGAGATACCTACGATTCGTACAGATAACGGCCCTCAATTCACCAGTAAACTATTTGGAGATATGTGCGAGAGCCTAGATATTATCCATGAGCGCATACCCCCAAGGACACCAAATATGAATGCCTACATTGAGTCTTTCCATAGTTTGATGGAACGCGATCTGTTCCGTATAAGGGACTTTAGGACATTTGAAGAGGCCTATGAATCGCTTGACCAGTACATGGATTTCTACAATAACCGAAAAATGCACGGTAGTTTAAAATCGAAACCTCCAGCCGTGTTTTCAGCGTGGGTTAAAACACTAGAGGATTCTTCAGCATTTCATAGAGCGATGTAA
- a CDS encoding YqzM family protein: MDVNAQARDPREHINEEPRNDLGDLMNGFFGMTAFMTVVFFGMVIIKFISE; encoded by the coding sequence ATGGATGTCAACGCGCAAGCACGGGACCCACGAGAACATATCAACGAAGAACCCCGCAATGATCTAGGCGATTTAATGAATGGATTTTTCGGAATGACCGCATTTATGACTGTTGTCTTTTTCGGCATGGTTATCATTAAGTTCATTTCGGAGTAA